In Patagioenas fasciata isolate bPatFas1 chromosome 18, bPatFas1.hap1, whole genome shotgun sequence, a genomic segment contains:
- the LOC136109483 gene encoding large ribosomal subunit protein mL38-like: MAVPLASAALSGVRSGRAFGTAALSEEPKTDISLPREKLLRAKEIKARKKIRRENRQNAEMEGAAWLRTGLCPATPSPPRQRWVPRCHLQRFPLLAALIPLGELRAEWEKSSGPFHKQRVAEHCVVFRDLFRGAALPPGSP; the protein is encoded by the exons atggcggtgccgctggcgagcgcggcgctgagcggcgtccggagcgggcgggcgttcggcacggccg CCCTGTCTGAGGAGCCAAAGACCGACATCAGCCTGCCGCGTGAGAAGCTGCTGCGGGCAAAGGAAATcaaggcaagaaagaagatccGGAGGGAGAACCGCCAGAATGCGGAGATGGAAGGCGCAGCGTGGCTCCGCACAGGCCTGTGTCCCGCCACCCCCTCTCCGCCCCGGCAACGCTGGGTCCCCCGGTGTCACCTCCAGCGTTTCCCTCTCCTCGCAGCGCTGATCCCCCTCGGCGAGCTCAGAGCTGAGTGGGAGAAGAGCAGCGGCCCGTTCCACAAGCAGCGCGTGGCCGAGCACTGCGTGGTGTTTCGTGACTTGTTCCGAGGGGCCGCGTTGCCCCCCGGCTCACCTTGA